A region from the Palaemon carinicauda isolate YSFRI2023 chromosome 16, ASM3689809v2, whole genome shotgun sequence genome encodes:
- the LOC137655325 gene encoding uncharacterized protein has protein sequence MIKIKFRSALVDTRAVRGADCDSDHMLVVGKLRVKLKSKRLTTIKTIKSNIEKLEETDVRNAYAIHVQNRFKLLEEEEITSDWETIKSVLTEAAMESLGLCINECRRNNWFDEECRSAAERRKRCRIKWIEDRANIDKREDLRVSRNLATSKNRRKKREKLGEKLKKIERMEKREINFRELVGGEMDSSQE, from the coding sequence atgattaaaattaaatttagatCAGCTCTTGTTGATACTAGGGCTGTCAGAGGTGCAGATTGTGACTCTGACCATATGTTAGTGGTTGGAAAGCTCAGAGTTAAATTAAAAAGTAAGAGATTGACAACAATAAAAACCATCAAATCAAATAtagaaaaactagaagagacagaCGTAAGAAATGCCTATGCCATACATGTACAAAATAGATTTAAACTACTGGAAGAAGAGGAAATAACATCGGACTGGGAGACAATAAAGTCAGTGTTGACTGAAGCTGCTATGGAATCTCTAGGACTATGTATCAATGAATGTAGAAGGAATAATTGGTTTGATGAAGAGTGTAGAAGTGCTGCTGAAAGAAGAAAACGTTGCAGGATCAAATGGATAGAAGACAGGGCTAACATTGATAAGAGAGAAGATTTAAGAGTGTCTAGAAATTTAGCTACAAGtaaaaacagaagaaagaaaagagagaagctaggagagaaattgaagaaaatagagcgCATGGAAAAACGAGAAATCAATTTCAGGGAATTGGTAGGAGGAGAAATGGATTCCAGTCAAGAATGA